In Deltaproteobacteria bacterium RIFCSPHIGHO2_02_FULL_44_16, a single genomic region encodes these proteins:
- a CDS encoding thiamine-phosphate kinase: MNEEHVIGLIAKGATQPASLAVGIGDDCAVIKRSGEDLLVSSDILLEEVHFRCHTTDFTSLAAKALAVNLSDIAAMGGEARFYTLSLGIPKNISIDAITSMAEGFRKTEKMYQVSLMGGDTCKSLSHLVISITVLGTVPSGEALLRSGASCGDGIYVTGPLGSSALGLRCLEKKVDHPKAHPFLRAHQLPSAQLQAGIQLRKSGMVTSMIDVSDGLFLDLERIAKASGVGFEIEVKNIPRAHNFEAVCRLCDLDPIETILTGGEDYQLCFTVDVKKSAEFEKKYSYARIGTICEQGRVVAFDEKGAMISLSHKGYDHFD, encoded by the coding sequence ATGAATGAAGAACACGTGATTGGTCTGATTGCAAAGGGGGCCACGCAACCTGCTTCTCTTGCTGTTGGCATTGGCGATGATTGCGCGGTGATAAAGAGAAGCGGTGAAGACTTATTAGTCAGCAGTGATATCCTTCTTGAGGAGGTTCATTTTCGTTGTCACACCACAGATTTTACATCCCTTGCCGCAAAAGCACTCGCCGTCAATCTCAGCGATATCGCTGCCATGGGAGGCGAGGCACGTTTTTATACCCTTTCTCTTGGAATTCCCAAAAATATAAGCATCGATGCGATCACGTCCATGGCAGAGGGTTTTCGAAAGACGGAAAAAATGTATCAGGTGAGTCTTATGGGAGGAGATACTTGTAAAAGTTTGTCTCATCTTGTTATTTCCATCACCGTTTTAGGAACGGTTCCGTCTGGAGAAGCTCTCCTGCGCAGTGGCGCTTCTTGCGGAGATGGCATCTATGTGACAGGACCCCTCGGAAGTTCTGCTCTTGGGCTTCGATGTCTTGAAAAGAAGGTTGATCATCCGAAAGCTCATCCATTTCTTCGCGCTCATCAACTCCCTTCAGCTCAACTTCAGGCAGGAATTCAGCTACGAAAAAGCGGAATGGTGACAAGTATGATTGATGTGAGCGACGGTCTTTTTCTCGATCTGGAACGAATTGCAAAAGCAAGTGGAGTTGGCTTTGAAATTGAAGTGAAAAATATTCCTCGTGCCCACAACTTTGAAGCAGTGTGTCGCCTTTGTGATCTCGATCCCATCGAAACGATACTTACTGGCGGTGAAGATTATCAGCTCTGTTTTACGGTGGATGTAAAAAAAAGCGCGGAGTTTGAAAAAAAATACTCCTATGCCCGCATTGGCACTATTTGTGAACAGGGGCGCGTTGTTGCATTCGATGAAAAGGGAGCTATGATCTCTCTTTCTCACAAAGGTTATGACCACTTTGATTAG
- a CDS encoding protoheme IX farnesyltransferase, whose translation MRHNVFAYLNLTKPRISLLFALSGLTALVIEGSLLTEQSRLWILVLAIFIIGGSANSFNQYFERDIDKLMARTARKRPLPLAQIRPRNALLFSILSGVLGSFLLWKFGGWLAAFLGLGTILFYSFYYTLWLKPRTPYNIVIGGIAGATGPLIGWAAATGTLHWIPFLIFLIIFLWTPPHFWALALCCKEDYAKVGLPMLPLVAGDEATRKQILLYSLVLVPVAVSLMLFESIGRFYGITSIILGAIFIGMTINLFVTKTTPVAWKLFGYSIVYLLLLLLALILDHFLT comes from the coding sequence ATGAGGCACAACGTGTTCGCTTATTTGAATCTCACTAAACCGCGCATTAGTCTTCTCTTTGCGCTCAGTGGTTTAACCGCTCTCGTCATTGAAGGGAGTCTTCTCACAGAGCAGTCACGACTTTGGATTCTTGTCCTTGCGATCTTTATTATTGGTGGATCTGCAAATAGTTTTAATCAATACTTTGAACGTGACATCGATAAACTGATGGCACGCACAGCCCGCAAGCGCCCTCTTCCTCTGGCTCAGATAAGACCGAGAAATGCTCTTCTCTTCAGCATTCTCTCCGGTGTTCTCGGTTCCTTTTTACTTTGGAAATTTGGTGGATGGCTTGCGGCTTTTCTAGGGCTTGGCACCATTCTCTTTTACAGTTTCTATTACACACTGTGGCTCAAACCACGGACGCCCTACAACATCGTGATCGGCGGCATTGCCGGAGCAACAGGACCTCTGATCGGTTGGGCTGCAGCAACGGGAACCTTGCATTGGATCCCGTTTCTTATCTTTTTGATTATCTTTCTGTGGACGCCGCCCCACTTCTGGGCACTCGCTCTTTGCTGCAAAGAAGATTATGCAAAAGTGGGACTTCCTATGTTGCCACTTGTAGCGGGTGATGAAGCGACACGCAAACAGATTTTGCTCTATTCGCTCGTTCTCGTCCCAGTAGCTGTTTCACTTATGCTTTTTGAAAGCATCGGGCGGTTTTATGGAATTACGTCGATCATTCTGGGAGCGATTTTTATCGGCATGACCATCAATCTTTTTGTGACCAAAACAACTCCTGTTGCCTGGAAACTTTTTGGATATTCGATTGTCTATCTGCTCCTGCTGTTACTCGCCCTTATTCTGGACCATTTTTTAACATAG